AgtctttttatttttatctttgtcGTTGGTAGTAATGAATTATGAGACATGAGTTCGATTTATCAACTATATAAACTtatctattaataaaaataaataataaagattaagTCTTTTTATTGTAATTATCTGTAATCCTGGCCTAATATGATTAGCTTGTTTTTTAATCAGTTTGTTTTATGTTTTATAATTGTTTTGTTCTAGTTATTTTGTCTGTGGTCAGATATATGCATCTCATACAACAAacgaatattatttatttatttgttgtaaTCTTTATTACTTTTTGTTATCAAACAGTAGCCTTTTTGGTGGTGGTTCAAAGGGATTTACTAATTTATTTGATAAAAAACAAGTCTTTTATTACACCAAGTTCGTAAACTGGGTTCAGTTACTAATAAATTTTGAGCCATGTGTTCAATTTATAAACTATAAATTGATCTATTGtattaaaaaaagaaaagaaaaataaacaaTACATTCGGGTTTGGTGATGTTTTGTCAGGTTGCTTTATATTGTGATGTATTGTAGTGCTTAATCATGTCTATGTTTGGTTTGCGTTTAGTTGGTATGGATCTTTTTGTTTCGGCTCGTTCCTAGATACCTTTTACTTTGCGCTTTAGTTTGTTTGGTTGTGTGATGCTTTCTAGTAGCGAGGGTCGATGTTTTTATCTTGTATTTCGAAGGTCACTTTCACTTTTGGTAAAGAGGctaggttttttttttttgaacaacgattgggatcacctgagggggactaaaccactcgttgcgatcatctcccgtttcgactatgccgatgcagcgataataaccccgcccccatcgctgcccgggaggaaaccttgaaaccgatccaagggcacagtCAAGTAAAACCACCCTCctctttaccccccaaacgatatgggaaatgtgtcatgggtggatacttcatggcagagatgaaattgtgtttttaatatgtagccaacgggggtcgaactcctgacctcccctaaagaagGCAGGTCACCAACCGCTGTACCACATCAAACTATAGATTTGGTGAAGAGGATAGGTTATATAAAAATTTTTcattttttggcaaaaaaaaagaagaaagaataaaaggaaAAATAAGATGAATATAGATTTTGAGCCTGCGGTACttagcagtttttttttttttttttttttttttttttttggcgaaaaaaacAAATAAACTTTTATACAACAAAGAGGATCATCGAAAAAATGAATCCTCCTTCAAACgtacaaccatggaacccgagcaaaACTAAACGAGCCTACACAAAGCTCGCACAACCAAAAACAAAGATGAAGCCCGACAAAGCACGTAGGACACGACTAATAATAACCGACAAAGCACGTAGGACACGACTAATAATAACCGACAAAGCACGTAGGACACGACTAATAAAAAACAAAGAGATTACATTCAATCTAACCGACGATCGAGAGATTAAGATTCATCTAAACATAAAAAAGAATACTAACAAATAGCTCAAGCGTCTTTGATGAAGTCTCCGAACACTAACTTAAACGGATGCTATTTCTTGATGGATCATTTTAACTGGCCTTAATAAAAAGGACTAGAGACGTGCAATTTAACAAAAAGTGAGGGACAATTCTTGTAATTTCAGAAAGAGAAGGGTGAACCGTATAATATGGGTTAAATTACAGGGATCCACGAAATACTCATTTATTctcaatttttattttaatatattaaaacatgaaACTAGTTATTAAACTAGTTAAAGTACAACTGTTATGACTTTTCACTTTTATATTTAGTATTCTTATTCTTATAGGTTAACGCACCCTAAAACGAAACGGACAAGTGTTATTTATTTACAGTATTACATTATTTTTAATTGTAATCTTTATTATTTTTAGCCTTTTAGGATTTGGTTCAAAGGGATTTAATAAATAATatctttttaaaaattaaaaatcaagtCCTTACAAACTTGAGATAGAGATAGAGGAGATATAAAATGCATTGTAAATATAATAAATGTGGGTCACCACCTCATTGGCCCAATCTAATCTACCTTAGATCTCCGTATAAATTAGtccgtatataaatataaatataatataatgaatatatatatatatatatatatatatatatatatatatatatatatatatatatatatatatataaatagagatAGAAAGAGATATAAAATGTATTAGGCGAGATTCCATCTTCCAATACCTTAACCCTAGAATTTGAACAAAATTCGGTGAAGGGTTCAATATTAACAGCTGGTGTTGAAATTTGAGGTATGAATTCGATTTATAATCGATAAATTGATCCATctattgtataaatatattttatgaatTTACAACAATTACTTATTTGTGATTCGTGTTGTATCCTATTGCTAttgaaaatttcgttttttttttgtttgattgTTAGGTACTCTAATTATTTGATCAAAAACTaagtctttttatttttttatcgttgttgttggtggtggtctgACGATTGTATGATTGTTATTACTAAACttttgataaaaatcaagtctttatTGAGTTTGTAAATCAAGTTGGGGCAGTgatgaagtttgattgatgaatcgTACACCTTAATTATTATTTAGGCAGCTctaattacattattattaataaatttttaGTTTTGGGTGGTGAGTTATCTGTCACAGGGTAAGATTTTCACATATGTTGATCTGAATAAACGAGTATTATTTATTTATTCGTTGTaatctttgttattattattattaattattaattattatgataattttttttttttttttttttgttatcgaATAACAGTAACCTGCCTTCTAGGTGGTGGTTCAAAGGGATTTAATAATCTatttgataaaaatcaagtctttgaTCACACAGGAGTATGTAAATTTGGTTCAGGTATTAATGAATTTTGAGCCAAGAGTTCGATTTATAAACTATAAAATTGATCTattgaataaaaaaataaaaataaaaataataaagattCAGTTTTTTTATTTCACTTATCTGTAATCACTGGCAATTTGTTTTATAATTGTTTGCTCCAGTTGATTGTCAGTGGTCTGATTTGTGCATCTCAAACATTCTAAATACATCTCATTATGGCTATTTTCTAATTTCATGTTAGAAAGGGATTAGTTGTATGTGTTTGTTGAGCTGATGACATATACTATATATAGTTAGTGTCTTCTTAAGCTAAATTTGCAAGATTGAAATATTgacattttttttttatgtatgtTCAAAGTGGGAAGAAAAACAAGAaagacaaaaaaaaattataagagAGTATACTAACTCTTTATTTATTGTGTGTTTTTCCAGCCGAATAAAAACTTATTTCGATTTGGAGAAGTGACGTCGGCGGTTTCAGGTAAATATGGAGAAAGTTCAATttcaaccttttttttttttttttttttttttaaagttaaaaCCAGGTTTTCGTACAAATCATTGGGGACTTTAATTCATTAAAAGATGTTAGAACAAACTACTTTTAGATAATTAGATGCAATATTTATTTTCCTCCTACAAGGTACAGACTACTACAGATCTATCCAATTTTGTAATCATATTCAAAAGTCAAATTGTAGACTATTTATGACTAAGTTACGCTATCTttgttttatatctaattcatatttCATTCTGATATTCAATCTTAACTCCATTCCCATTACATTACATAAACAAATACTAGATCATAAGTTTTACTAGTATGAACAATCTTCTTTATTAATGCAGTGGACAGCAGAGATCCTACAAAGAAACGAAGGGTCGAAAGTTCACGAAAGTATGTAATTCTATCTAGTACTGTATTGTTAGGGAAGGATTAAAATATGTAGTCTTTAACCCACTGATTAGATATTTAGATGATTGTAGTAGTGTATTAAATTGCAAACTGACTGAAGTCAttgttatcaaattgttattagatGGAGCATGATGAGCAGCATCAGCAGCAGGTTTCTAACGGTTCAGCATCATGTGACAAGTTGCCTCCTTTTTCTTCAAAATATCCTTGGTTTATTGTTCAGAACTTTAAAGAAACAGAAGACGGCACTGGCACTGATACAGAGTTTTTTTCTACACTACACGACCCGTTGATTAAATATAAATGTCAAATTCCCGAGTTTTACGGAAGACGCTTCCGAGGTTGTTTTCATGGCTGGTTGATTCTATCAGACCATCCGGATAATGTTTTGTGGTCTCTTTGGAACCCAGTGACTTTGAAGATTGTACTTTTTCCCCCTGTAAGTTTGAAAGATGGAGATAGTGAATCTATTAATGAATGTTTGTTGACGGCTCCTCCCGATGATCCCGATTCAGTTCTCCTATTAACGAGACGTGATGCATCTACATTTGTCTTTTGCCGGCTACATCGTAAAAGAAACAGGATGAGATGGATTGAAATGTCATACGCTAGTCAACTCAAGAGAATAACATATGATGGTGAATTACTACGTAACCTTACTTGTTGCAATGGTAATATTTATGCCTTAAACTCGGACGGTTTTCTTTGTCCTATAGTCATACAGGTTAAGATTGTAATGAAGGGCAGTGGAGAAGTTATGATTCAACTATTGATGTTTGGGGCTTGCCCTTGGTCTGATTCCTTTTGTTATAGTTCTTATGACAAGGATACTTTTATAAGAGGATACGGAAAGGATTTGTTTTCCATTGAAGTTTCTTATCATGAGATAACTAAGAAAATTGTTGATGTGTGTTTGTTTCGATTAGACACCAGTAGCGTAAAGTCTGAAGAGTTGGAATGCCTCAAGAAATGGGACTTGAGTGGTATGACAATGGACGAAGTCGAAAATGAAGACCGCGGTGCCTTAGATATCACTCAAGTTATGTGGGAAGAAATTAATGACTTGAAAGACGCTTTCTTTTATCTCGATCTTGGTCGTAATGTCTCAGTATATTATAACCCCGCAGTTGCCTCCGAGTTAGGGGGTTATATACACATTCGTGACACGATGGACAAATTATTACACTTGTACCATGTCAGAGATAGAACTATCATCTATTTTCCCATGCCTTTGCGAGTGGTCTCAACAACCCGTGTGTCGATGTGGGAAGGAAGGTAATTATAATTTTTGTTGATTTATTATGTTCATGTATCTATCTAATCACTCCATTTGTCCAATAATAATTGtacttcaaaaaaaataaaaaataaaaagggtTCAAATTTGCTACAGATTGATGAATTGTCAATTTTTTTCTTgtatttttaaaataagttaaaaattaaataattaagAGTAATAAATAAAAACTTTAATGGTTTTTATTGGTTATTTCTAGTAAGTGACAATTTCTTGAGGCATACCAGGTGGACAATTATATTGGGACGGAAGgagtttattattatattgtatgtaTGTACATCTTATATTATATTGCAATTGCAAATTGCAATGATGGTGAAAATAATAATGCTTGATCATTTAGGCTAGAAGACGATCGAGTCGAAGCCCAATGTACGAGTACCGTCAACCAAGAAAAGGATGAGAGAGTAGTAACATTAGACAAGGTTTTGAAGCATAACGGATCACGCCTGCACAATATTCCGTTTGATGTGTTGGGGATGATTATGGAACATTGTGTCGGTGTGGAGTACCTATACATGCGTGCTACATGCAAACTCTGTCGTCTAGCAGCACCTCTAAGTAGATTGCGTAGTTATTCGTTAAACTCACTATGGTTGATGGTTGTAGATAACCATCGAGGGATTGTCACTTTTACAGATTCACTGTCGGGTGATAACTACTTTATGAAGAAGAATTTCAAGGTGTTGTTGATTGTGGACGACAACTTGTATTGTTCGAGGTATGGTTGGTTGTTGTTTAAGAGCAGAAAACAAGAAGACAACAAAAAAGAAGAATTGGTGTTATTTAACCCCTTAACAAGTGATGTTCGCAAGCTTCCGAACTATGGTCACATAAAAAGCTTATGTTTCTCAGCACCACCAAATTCCTCCAATAATTGTATAATTGCCGGATTTACAGTTTACGAACGACGGTGGTATTTCATCTACTCTCTAGGAGGAGCTTGGGAACCATCATCTTGGCGTATGGTTCCTATTGATGATGATGTAAATGATGATTGTAGATATTCGTTAACATTTATAGGCCGAGATCTTTACGCCTTGAATAAAGACGGAGAAGTCTTCGTGTTCAAAAATTTAGATAAACGAGATGTTCGAAAAACCCTTTTAGCCAAAGCACCACCACCAATAAGTAGTAGTTGCGACTCACAATATTTCATGATGAGTTACGATGATGAACATCTTTTAATACTCATTGTGGGTGATGAGTATGGAGAAGTTGAGGTATTCAAGCGTAACGATGATGCAGATAAATGGGAGAAAATAGATGGTATAGGGAAGCACACGATTTATATTGGTGGTACGACACCTGTTTGCGTTGATGCCAAAACGCCAGATATGGAGAACAAGATCTATTTCGCGCAGCTAGTGTGGTACTCACTTGAAACACACACGTATCACGCATCATCATCTGATGGAAAAATCATACAAAAATGTTCCGGGGGTTTCGTGGGAGCGAAAACTCATTTCAACTCTCATGCTTGGATACAACCAAGTTGGTGTTAATTAGCTACGTATTGTCAGTCATGTTTGTATTATTAATTCGTGCGTGTGTGTGGGGGTTAAATTTAATTAACTGTTTCTCATAAATGTTAGACTTAAATACGTCATTGGTCCTTAGAGTTTAATACTTTTTTCATCCTGGGCCCTAAAGTATTTTTGTTGCATCATAACCCTTAAAGTTATTATTTCGTTCCATTTTGGTCCCCAGGGTTAACCTCCGTTAACTCCAATCCGTTAGTGCCTTATCACGTTATTAATAACAAGGCTAGTTCAGTCCTTTTTTTGCTATATATAAAATACTCCGTATATATGAAGCACGTACCTGTAAACGTATCTTCCCAAACCCTAGTTCCCAAAATTCTAACATGAGCAGCTAGTTCCCAAATTCTAACATGAGCAGTGTGCGTACGACGAAACCACCACTACCGCAATAACATGAGCATCTTTTGATCATAACATTACACAACCTCGTATAATAAACACCTATTATGAGTTCCAAGAACTTGTAGTATACTGTCTATTTAAGCGATAGGTAAATTAGTTGGATCATTTGGAATCTATTTGATTATGTTACTTAAATTCTAATGAGTATATATTTTTGTTGGTAATTTACCTCATGATTTACGGTGATCATAACCATTACCTTTTTAATGATGAGATGGAAGATAGATATATGATTTCAGTGGCAGCAACCAAAAGAATCAAATAAAATAATGCTGGGGCTTTCTTTTGGCGGCAACACAAGGTTTATTATTGTTTAATAGCAAAAAGACTGAATTAGCCTTGGTTAAAAGCATTAAAATATCCCCTAACGGATTGTAGTTAACGGATGTAAACTGTGGGGACTAAAATGAAACGGAATCGTAACTTTAAGGGTTAGGATGAGAAAAGAAAACATTAGGGCCTAGGATGAAAAAAGGGTAAAACTTTAAGGACTAAATACGTAATTAAGTCTAAATGTTATGTTTGTGTGTGGGTTAAATTTTTTTAACTGTCTCATAAATGTTATGTTTGGTTTTTTATTTATGTTGATTTTTTGTTTAAGTTGTAGTAACAAATTAGTTTGTTTCTCATAAATTTTATGTTTGTCAAACACTTTCAATGGTATGGAAGGTATGTTTGAGGTGGCAATTATTGTCAAcgttgttttctttttctttttctttctgtaATTAAGTTGGCTGTTTAGCTGATGTTGTTTAATTGTTTGCGTAACTATTTGCTTGTGGTTTTATTTTTTAGAGTTTAACGAGTATGAATATGAAGATTGGTATGTATAGATATGAAAACCTGAATCAATCTTTTATTTACCACCCTGATAGCTCATAAAACTATTCATTCATATTATTTCATATGTTCATAGAATTACATATTAATGAAATTATATTGTTCAAGTTGTTAATGCCTTAAAACAAAAGTCTATGGCCAATGAACTACTACTCACTTTAGTTCGTTTTTGTTTGTGGTCGGGTCAGTTGTCATAACTTTGTGATAAGCCATCTCCACTTAACATGGTTTGGAGATTGTTAGGACAAGTTGTATGAAATGATATTGCTCTTAATCTGCTAGAGAACAACAACAAAAcctaataccacataagtggtgtatgtggGAGGTGAGATGTATACAATTTTTTTTCCTATCCGAGAGTAAGAGTAAGACAAGTCATTTTTCAATCCAgattgaaaacactctcaaaagtaggaattttttttttaaaaaataaaataaaattgagacaacATAAAAATGGTAAAATTAAATTTACATGGGTTTTAAATCTGGGCAATAATTTGCAGAGAGAAGTAATTAGATTAATATTTAATAGTATCGAATCAGTGGTGAAAGGGCGAAAAATTTTAAAAGCGTAGCAACTTTCTTTGGGCAAAATATGTAAGTTTTAAGGCAAAAATATGGTGATTTTTGAGGAAGATGTagagtttttgggcaaaatatgaaagTTTTGGGGAAAAAAAAAATCCATCGGGGCCAAAatcaaaaaattcaaaatttttacactaaaaattgcaaatcgatTGGGCCATCTGCCCCTCGCCCTACGCTGTTTCCGCCACTGTATCGAATCTCCATCAACTCAACTTCTTGATAAGAATAGCtgatttattaatttaaaaaaaaaaaaaaaactatcgagTTTTGCTAGATGAACATTTTATttcgatgtatatgtatatatttttcatgtatgtttttatgttAAAAGCTCGATTTAGCTTTTAACAAGTCAAATTTCATTAGCTGATAACTTTTTAGAAGaccatataaaaaaaaatatatatatgaacttgcAGTTCAATTGGTTTACTAGCTACTACATTATACTATTATAGGTACCAAAACATTATTTTCACAAAGTACAAGTGAGGTACTTCTcgtgtattaaaaaaaaaagaaaagaaaaagacttTCTGGACTCATGAAATGTAACGACCCGGCCAAATCGTCATtgccggcgccgttaacttaggtcccgttacgtcgtcatagtccctaaatgagacgcgtttgaccaaaattatgtcgcattcatttgaaacgtacaagacttacaaagtttagtttaccaaacggttcgacaacaagtttaagtttacaaaagttataaagtataaatgaaataacttgcgacataatataagttgaaaatcacagttgctataaatagcgtaaatatgtatgctttaagtttgaatccaaaagtgctatagctagcgtatgcatgtatgcttgactccaagcaagtaatcaaagtgtgcggaagcatgtatcaagtagccaaatatgaccctgagaaacatatagaaaactgtcaacgaaaaacgttggtgaaatcataggtgtatttgtaaactttgtttttgaaccacaagattttgtatttccataacgttgattatccaaatcgtttgcattccaaaaatttgttattcgcgagcactcaattatcaaggcttaactttccatccatagaaccccatcacaatagtgttagaacatacactgtttctcgaaaatatattttatccaataacggtagcgaaccgtccgaatgaggatttgtcaaacccgtatggccatacaacataagttcttgatgtcgtgcgaggtgtatatgaaatagctatatattttactagaaaatactattaaatacgatacaattttacacaagatatttatttatttagagaatggatatacttaaaccttgctacaacacttataggcagtgtacctaatcgtacagtagtgtagtttttagtaagtccggttcgttccacagggaaatctttaaacaaagcttaacgctatattagtttacttttataaaaatacaaatatatatatataagtaatattattgttaaaaaggggggtttttaccgtttaatgaccggtttgtcgatttttaaaactttagtcgcagttaaaaccaaatttaaaatattaaaaataaatacaagacttaaattaaagcgtagagtaaataacgataatgaaattgcaaataataaaagagcgataaaataaacttgcgataattaaaaagtacgataattaaaagtgcaattaaatacaataacaataaataaaaaatgcgataattagaagtgcaattaaatataaaataaag
This genomic stretch from Rutidosis leptorrhynchoides isolate AG116_Rl617_1_P2 chromosome 11, CSIRO_AGI_Rlap_v1, whole genome shotgun sequence harbors:
- the LOC139876295 gene encoding uncharacterized protein, whose translation is MEHDEQHQQQVSNGSASCDKLPPFSSKYPWFIVQNFKETEDGTGTDTEFFSTLHDPLIKYKCQIPEFYGRRFRGCFHGWLILSDHPDNVLWSLWNPVTLKIVLFPPVSLKDGDSESINECLLTAPPDDPDSVLLLTRRDASTFVFCRLHRKRNRMRWIEMSYASQLKRITYDGELLRNLTCCNGNIYALNSDGFLCPIVIQVKIVMKGSGEVMIQLLMFGACPWSDSFCYSSYDKDTFIRGYGKDLFSIEVSYHEITKKIVDVCLFRLDTSSVKSEELECLKKWDLSGMTMDEVENEDRGALDITQVMWEEINDLKDAFFYLDLGRNVSVYYNPAVASELGGYIHIRDTMDKLLHLYHVRDRTIIYFPMPLRVVSTTRVSMWEGRLEDDRVEAQCTSTVNQEKDERVVTLDKVLKHNGSRLHNIPFDVLGMIMEHCVGVEYLYMRATCKLCRLAAPLSRLRSYSLNSLWLMVVDNHRGIVTFTDSLSGDNYFMKKNFKVLLIVDDNLYCSRYGWLLFKSRKQEDNKKEELVLFNPLTSDVRKLPNYGHIKSLCFSAPPNSSNNCIIAGFTVYERRWYFIYSLGGAWEPSSWRMVPIDDDVNDDCRYSLTFIGRDLYALNKDGEVFVFKNLDKRDVRKTLLAKAPPPISSSCDSQYFMMSYDDEHLLILIVGDEYGEVEVFKRNDDADKWEKIDGIGKHTIYIGGTTPVCVDAKTPDMENKIYFAQLVWYSLETHTYHASSSDGKIIQKCSGGFVGAKTHFNSHAWIQPSWC